CCTTTTTGGCAGGTTATTTTTTCTTTTGGAAAATCAATTAAAAATTGTTTCAATGAGTTTTTAGTGGAGACTTCATATTCATTATATGTATCATCAATATAGGGTATTAACTCTGTGATTGCTGTCTTATAATCCATTGCAAACTCTCTTATCAAGGTGAAAAACAAAAAAAAGTTAATACCTTGGTTCCGCAGGTTTTCCAAGTTATATTTATAGTTTGATTCTATAATAAGTGAAAGTAAATTTATACTGAGATGGTTTGTGAATACTTAGGAGATAAAAATTGCCCATGAATATTCATTCACGCATGTATAAATTAATCCTTTGGATTATTTTTTCAATCGTAATTGCTGTATCAGGAAGTGCGTTAGAAAATAGTATAATGAATGAGAGTGTTCTATTTAGCAACAAATTTTTTGGAAGCTCAGTTTATCTATTTTTCTCCGCAGTGATTTTAAATGTCCTTCTTTTGCTTCTCTTTGTGTTTTTAACTTTTAGGAGTGGTGTAAAACTAATTGTTGATAATTCTCGTGGCGTTTTTGGCAGTAAATTAAATACAAAGCTTGTCACTGCATTTTTATTTTTCTCGTTATTACCTACAGTAGTACTGCTTTACATGTCTACTAAATTTGTCAATACAAATTTTGAAAAATGGTTACCAGAAAATTTTGTTGAAACCACAGAAGAAACATTAAATAGTGAGGCTGCTTATCAAGCACAGATTTATTCTTTAATTAATTCACAATCACCAAATAAAGATAATATGCAAGTTTTTGATTTTGTGAAAGATAAAAAGAGTAAAAAAATAATACATCTTTCAAAAAAGGTTCAATCTATTGAAACCGATATAAAAAAAAGTCTTGAAAAAAACAAATCAGTTTACCATCTGAAATCATCATGGTTTGAATTTGGTACAGAACGAATGATTTTAATAGCAGAGAATTCTAGTTATATTTATGGGATAATATCGCCAAAAATGCTTCATCCACAATGGTTACTGTTAAAGAATGAATATCCAGAATCTGTAAGTTCAGCAAAGGTTATTAGACTTTCTTATTATATAATGCTTGGTGTAATCACACTTCTTATAATATTTTCTGCAACATGGCTTGGATTTACTATAGCTAGAGAAATTACTGTGCCTCTGCAAGTTCTTGCAAATGCGACTGAAAGTGTTTCTCATGGAAATTATTCTGTAAAAATAGATGATATTGTATCGGATGATGAAATGGGTAAGCTCGCTCTCAGTTTTCGATCGATGGTGAGTGATTTAAGGCAAGAAAAAGAAAGAGTTGATCAATTTTCAGATGAGTTAAAGCGGAAAGCAGAAGAACTGTCAATAAAGTCTGAATATAACGAAGTATTGCTAAAAAATGTGAATGCTGCAGTAATAGTTTTAAGCGCGAATCTATATGTGGAGACTTGGAATCAAAGAGCTGAAAATCTATTTAATATCAAAGAAAAAGAGGTCATAGGAAATCATATTTCAAAAGTTTTTGCCGAAAAAGATTTTCAGCAAATTATTTTAAAGTCACTATCTGACGTATCAAATGCGCTCTTAAAAAGAGTGGAAATGGAATGGAGTGGTTTTCTTTTTGATAAAGAATATCAGTTGCAGATATCTGTTAGTTTGATCTGTTCACCTAGAGGAAAAGTAGGAAAAATTATATTTATAAATGATATTTCTGATTTTGCAAAGGCACAGCGATTAGCTGCTTGGAAAGATGTCGCAAGTCGTATCGCCCATGAAATTAAGAATC
The sequence above is drawn from the Fluviispira vulneris genome and encodes:
- a CDS encoding ATP-binding protein; amino-acid sequence: MNIHSRMYKLILWIIFSIVIAVSGSALENSIMNESVLFSNKFFGSSVYLFFSAVILNVLLLLLFVFLTFRSGVKLIVDNSRGVFGSKLNTKLVTAFLFFSLLPTVVLLYMSTKFVNTNFEKWLPENFVETTEETLNSEAAYQAQIYSLINSQSPNKDNMQVFDFVKDKKSKKIIHLSKKVQSIETDIKKSLEKNKSVYHLKSSWFEFGTERMILIAENSSYIYGIISPKMLHPQWLLLKNEYPESVSSAKVIRLSYYIMLGVITLLIIFSATWLGFTIAREITVPLQVLANATESVSHGNYSVKIDDIVSDDEMGKLALSFRSMVSDLRQEKERVDQFSDELKRKAEELSIKSEYNEVLLKNVNAAVIVLSANLYVETWNQRAENLFNIKEKEVIGNHISKVFAEKDFQQIILKSLSDVSNALLKRVEMEWSGFLFDKEYQLQISVSLICSPRGKVGKIIFINDISDFAKAQRLAAWKDVASRIAHEIKNPLTPIKLGAQRLEKKYTNNFIGNDRETFKESIKVILQSTESIKILVDEFIKYARMPHSMLIEGNIVEAIYIAMRGFVGNTENISLIFEVFINDKMYRYENEDKIECLPEILCNFDRNQITRLFVNLIANAVTASSEKLTPVIISIYEKKDDNKLRIMVKDSGSGLSHDVKSRIFEPYFSTKKTGMGLGLAIVKQIVDEHFGHISVEENQPNGTIFTVDIPIGNNFIKEEI